A part of Streptomyces sp. DSM 40750 genomic DNA contains:
- a CDS encoding nitronate monooxygenase yields MQTELSNKLGVQYAVFGFTPFPAVAAAISRAGGFGVLGAVRYTAPDDLKRDLDWIEAHVDGKPYGLDVVMPAKKVEGVTEADVEAMIPEGHRQFVQETLAKYGVPELAEGEASGWRITGWMEQVARNQLDVAFDYPIKLLANALGSPPADVIDRAHEQDVLVAALAGSARHARKHADAGIDIVVAQGYEAGGHTGEIASMVLTPEVVDAVAPLPVLAAGGIGSGQQVAAALALGAQGVWLGSLWLTTTEAELPSPRLIEKLLAAGSGDTVRSRALTGKPARQLRTEWTDAWDDQTGPGALPMPLQGLLVAEAVSRIQKYEVEPLLGTPVGQIVGRMNSERSVQAVFDDLTRGFEKAVDHLNRIAGRSEGQ; encoded by the coding sequence ATGCAGACGGAGCTGAGCAACAAACTCGGAGTCCAGTACGCCGTCTTCGGCTTCACGCCATTCCCCGCCGTCGCCGCGGCCATCAGCCGGGCCGGCGGTTTCGGGGTGCTCGGCGCGGTCCGCTACACGGCCCCCGACGACCTCAAGCGCGACCTCGACTGGATCGAGGCCCACGTCGACGGAAAGCCGTACGGCCTGGACGTCGTCATGCCGGCCAAGAAGGTCGAGGGCGTGACGGAGGCCGACGTCGAGGCGATGATCCCCGAGGGGCACCGCCAGTTCGTGCAGGAGACCCTGGCCAAGTACGGCGTGCCCGAACTCGCCGAGGGCGAGGCCTCCGGCTGGCGCATCACCGGCTGGATGGAACAGGTCGCCCGCAACCAGCTCGACGTCGCCTTCGACTACCCGATCAAGCTGCTCGCCAACGCGCTCGGCTCGCCACCGGCCGACGTCATCGACCGCGCCCACGAACAGGACGTCCTCGTCGCCGCGCTCGCCGGCAGCGCCCGGCACGCCCGCAAGCACGCCGACGCGGGCATCGACATCGTCGTCGCCCAGGGCTACGAGGCCGGCGGGCACACCGGCGAGATCGCCTCCATGGTCCTCACCCCCGAAGTCGTCGACGCCGTCGCCCCGTTGCCCGTCCTCGCCGCCGGCGGCATCGGCAGCGGGCAGCAGGTGGCCGCCGCCCTCGCGCTCGGCGCCCAGGGCGTCTGGCTCGGCTCGCTGTGGCTGACCACCACCGAGGCGGAACTGCCCTCGCCCCGGCTGATCGAGAAGCTGCTCGCCGCCGGCTCCGGCGACACCGTCCGCTCCCGCGCCCTCACCGGCAAACCCGCACGCCAGCTCCGTACCGAATGGACCGACGCCTGGGACGACCAGACCGGACCGGGCGCTCTCCCCATGCCCCTCCAGGGCCTGCTAGTCGCCGAGGCGGTCTCCCGCATCCAGAAGTACGAGGTCGAGCCGCTGCTCGGCACTCCGGTCGGGCAGATCGTCGGCCGGATGAACAGCGAACGCAGCGTCCAGGCCGTCTTCGACGACCTCACCCGCGGCTTCGAGAAGGCCGTGGACCACCTCAACCGGATCGCCGGAAGGAGCGAGGGACAGTGA
- a CDS encoding acyl-CoA synthetase encodes MLIAPDGEEWTAGRLHAEANRLVHGLRAAGLERGDAFAVVLPNGVEFFTAHLAATQAGFYLVPVNHHLVGPEIAWIVSDSGAKVLIAHERFADAARNAADEAKLPESRRYAVGTVAGFRPYAELLEGQPESAPDDRTLGWVMNYTSGTTGRPRGIRRPLPGKLPEESYLGGFLGIFGIRPFDDNVHLVCSPLYHTAVLQFAGASLHIGHRLVLMDKWTPEEMLRVIDAHGCTHTHMVPTQFHRLLALPEEVRARYDVSSMRHAIHGAAPCPDHVKRAMIDWWGGCVEEYYAASEGGGAFATAEDWLKKPGTVGKAWPISELAVFDDDGNRLPPGELGTVYMKMSTGGFSYHKDEGKTRKNRIGDFFTVGDLGFLDEDGYLFLRDRKIDLIISGGVNIYPAEIEAALLTHTAVADAAAFGIPHDDWGEEVKAVVEPAPGFTPGPVLAEEILAHCARQLAGYKRPKSVDFTEAMPRDPNGKLYKRRLREPYWEGRQRTV; translated from the coding sequence GTGCTCATCGCCCCCGACGGGGAGGAATGGACCGCCGGACGTCTGCACGCCGAGGCCAACCGGCTGGTGCACGGACTGCGCGCGGCCGGACTGGAACGCGGCGACGCCTTCGCGGTCGTCCTGCCCAACGGCGTCGAGTTCTTCACCGCCCATCTCGCCGCCACCCAGGCCGGTTTCTACCTCGTCCCGGTCAACCATCACCTCGTGGGCCCCGAGATCGCCTGGATCGTCTCCGACTCCGGTGCCAAGGTGCTCATCGCCCACGAGCGCTTCGCCGACGCCGCACGGAACGCCGCCGACGAGGCCAAGCTCCCCGAGAGCCGCCGGTACGCGGTCGGCACGGTCGCGGGCTTCCGACCGTACGCCGAACTCCTCGAAGGACAGCCCGAGTCGGCGCCCGACGACCGCACGCTCGGCTGGGTCATGAACTACACCTCGGGCACCACCGGCCGCCCCCGAGGCATCCGCCGACCGCTGCCCGGCAAGCTTCCCGAGGAGTCCTATCTCGGCGGTTTCCTCGGCATCTTCGGCATCAGGCCGTTCGACGACAACGTCCACCTGGTCTGTTCACCGCTCTACCACACGGCCGTCCTGCAGTTCGCCGGCGCGTCCCTGCACATCGGGCACCGGCTCGTCCTCATGGACAAGTGGACGCCCGAGGAGATGCTCCGTGTCATCGACGCCCACGGCTGCACCCACACCCACATGGTCCCCACCCAGTTCCACCGGCTCCTCGCCCTCCCCGAGGAGGTGCGCGCCCGTTACGACGTGTCGTCCATGCGGCACGCCATCCACGGGGCCGCGCCCTGCCCGGACCATGTGAAACGGGCCATGATCGATTGGTGGGGCGGATGCGTCGAGGAGTACTACGCGGCCAGTGAGGGCGGCGGTGCCTTCGCCACCGCCGAGGACTGGCTGAAGAAGCCCGGCACGGTCGGCAAGGCCTGGCCCATCAGCGAACTCGCGGTCTTCGACGACGACGGCAACCGGCTGCCGCCCGGTGAACTCGGCACCGTCTACATGAAGATGAGCACCGGCGGCTTCTCGTACCACAAGGACGAGGGCAAGACGCGGAAGAACCGCATCGGCGACTTCTTCACCGTCGGCGACCTCGGCTTCCTCGACGAGGACGGCTATCTCTTCCTCCGCGACCGCAAGATCGACCTCATCATCTCCGGCGGGGTCAACATCTACCCCGCCGAGATCGAGGCCGCCCTCCTCACCCACACCGCCGTCGCCGACGCCGCCGCCTTCGGCATCCCGCACGACGACTGGGGCGAGGAGGTCAAGGCCGTGGTCGAACCCGCCCCCGGATTCACTCCGGGACCGGTGCTGGCCGAGGAGATCCTCGCCCACTGCGCCCGTCAACTCGCCGGGTACAAGCGCCCCAAGAGCGTCGACTTCACCGAGGCGATGCCCCGCGACCCGAACGGCAAGCTCTACAAGCGGCGGTTGCGGGAGCCGTACTGGGAGGGCCGGCAGCGGACGGTGTGA
- a CDS encoding SAM-dependent methyltransferase: MAQDSLRPETDSTAKIDTTVPHSARIWNYWLGGKDNYPVDHAAGDAFRAVFPGITDLARDSRAFLGRAVTYLAGEAEVRQFLDIGTGLPTADNTHEIAQRVAPDARIVYVDNDPLVLTHARALLTSTAEGATDYIDSDLHDPATVLREAAKTLDLSQPVALTLMQVSGHIADYAEARAIVGTLMAALPSGSWFAFNDSVDTNEANAEATRLYNESGAVPYHLRSPAELAGFFEGLELLAPGVVPLNDWRPDPAASDGGSGEVIAVGGVARKP; encoded by the coding sequence GTGGCGCAGGACTCGTTACGCCCGGAGACGGATTCGACCGCCAAGATCGACACCACGGTGCCGCACTCGGCCCGTATCTGGAACTACTGGCTCGGCGGCAAGGACAACTACCCCGTCGACCACGCGGCCGGCGACGCCTTCCGCGCCGTGTTCCCCGGCATCACCGATCTCGCCCGCGACTCCCGGGCCTTCCTCGGCCGGGCGGTGACCTACCTCGCGGGGGAAGCGGAGGTACGCCAGTTCCTCGACATCGGCACCGGTCTGCCGACGGCGGACAACACACACGAGATCGCGCAGCGGGTGGCCCCGGACGCGCGGATCGTCTACGTGGACAACGACCCGCTGGTCCTGACCCACGCGCGGGCGCTGCTCACCAGCACCGCCGAGGGGGCGACCGACTACATCGACTCCGATCTGCACGACCCCGCGACCGTGCTGCGGGAGGCGGCGAAGACCCTGGATCTCTCCCAGCCGGTCGCGCTGACGCTGATGCAGGTCAGCGGGCACATCGCCGACTACGCCGAGGCGCGCGCCATCGTCGGCACGCTGATGGCCGCCCTGCCGTCGGGCAGCTGGTTCGCGTTCAACGACAGCGTCGACACGAACGAGGCGAACGCCGAGGCCACCCGCCTCTACAACGAGAGCGGCGCCGTCCCCTACCACCTGCGCAGCCCGGCCGAACTCGCCGGATTCTTCGAGGGCTTGGAGCTGTTGGCGCCGGGGGTGGTGCCGTTGAACGACTGGCGGCCGGACCCGGCGGCGTCCGATGGCGGCTCCGGCGAGGTGATCGCGGTGGGCGGGGTCGCGCGCAAGCCGTGA
- a CDS encoding penicillin acylase family protein — MRTRLRQLVVSAVALFTASAVLPSATAADGDRASGQRPSHGGPSAVIRYTEYGIPHIVAKDYAGIGFGTGWAQAADQVCVLADGFVTLRGERSRWFGADGTTDGSLSGARSNLGSDLYFRGVRETRTVEKALAEPAPAGPSREARDMMRGWAAGYNAWLKQNEITDPACKGASWVEPVTELDVAARGLAIAAISGEGRLVEAITTAQPPTGTVTGSGSPAVRGSSAKAVAAAADDVWGTGDMGSNAVAFRGDTTANGRGLLLGNPHYPWQGGRRFWQAQQTIPGELNVSGGTLLGMPTISVGFNADVAWSHTVSTGIPANFHELTLDPADPTTYLVDGKPERMTKRTVTVAVKGGAPVTRTQWWTRYGPVVNAINAQTPLPWTSTTAYALNDPNAANLRFPDTSLGFGKARSTDDVLGSLAEHQGLPWVNTVAADRAGHTLFTQSQVLPRITDDLVEGCSTALGRTTYPVSGVAVLDGSRGDCALGRDEDAVQSGIFGPSRMPTHRNTPYVENSNDSAWLANADQPITGYERIFGPVGTQAGLRTRGAIEDVAAMAERGDLTVRDLQRQQLANRVPAGDLAAADVAQACAALPGGTATGSDNKTVDVSEACGVIEAWDRTMDTGSRGALLFDRFWRKLPSSPQLWKVPFSAADPVRTPHTFNPDVPGFARALADTVTELRAAGIPLDAKLGDHQFVVRGGERIPIPGGSGRLGVWNVIEPTWNPTSGGYGEVPFGSSHIQAVGWDGSRCPVARTLLTYSQSSNPNSPHHLDQTRLFSAEKWVTSRFCEKDILSSPKLKVVRVSE; from the coding sequence ATGCGCACCCGTCTGAGACAGCTCGTGGTCTCGGCCGTCGCCCTGTTCACCGCCTCGGCCGTACTGCCGTCGGCCACCGCCGCCGATGGCGATCGGGCCAGTGGGCAACGCCCGTCCCACGGTGGCCCGTCCGCCGTGATCCGCTACACCGAGTACGGCATTCCGCACATCGTCGCGAAGGACTACGCGGGCATCGGCTTCGGTACCGGTTGGGCGCAGGCCGCCGACCAGGTCTGTGTCCTCGCCGACGGCTTCGTGACGCTGCGCGGCGAACGCTCCCGCTGGTTCGGCGCCGACGGCACCACGGACGGTTCACTCTCGGGGGCACGCAGCAACCTCGGCAGCGATCTGTACTTCCGTGGCGTCCGCGAGACGCGCACGGTGGAGAAGGCGCTCGCCGAGCCCGCTCCCGCGGGCCCGAGCCGCGAGGCACGGGACATGATGCGCGGCTGGGCGGCGGGCTACAACGCCTGGCTGAAGCAGAACGAGATCACCGATCCCGCCTGCAAGGGCGCCTCCTGGGTCGAGCCGGTCACCGAACTGGATGTGGCCGCCCGTGGCCTCGCCATCGCCGCGATCTCCGGTGAGGGGCGCCTGGTGGAGGCGATCACGACCGCGCAGCCGCCGACCGGGACGGTCACCGGCTCCGGCTCCCCCGCCGTGCGCGGGTCCAGTGCGAAGGCCGTCGCCGCAGCGGCGGACGACGTGTGGGGCACCGGTGACATGGGCTCGAACGCGGTCGCCTTCCGCGGCGACACCACGGCGAACGGGCGAGGTCTGCTGCTCGGCAACCCGCACTACCCGTGGCAGGGCGGGCGCCGCTTCTGGCAGGCGCAGCAGACGATCCCCGGCGAACTCAACGTCTCCGGGGGGACCCTGCTCGGCATGCCCACGATCTCCGTCGGCTTCAACGCCGACGTGGCGTGGAGCCACACCGTCTCCACCGGTATCCCGGCCAACTTCCACGAGCTGACGCTGGATCCGGCCGACCCGACGACGTATCTGGTGGACGGCAAGCCGGAGAGGATGACGAAGCGGACCGTGACCGTCGCGGTCAAGGGCGGCGCCCCGGTGACCCGCACCCAGTGGTGGACCCGTTACGGCCCGGTGGTCAACGCGATCAACGCGCAGACCCCGCTGCCGTGGACCTCCACGACGGCGTACGCCCTCAACGACCCCAACGCCGCGAACCTTCGCTTCCCCGACACATCCCTCGGCTTCGGCAAGGCGCGGAGCACGGACGACGTCCTCGGCTCCCTCGCGGAGCATCAGGGACTCCCCTGGGTGAACACCGTCGCCGCCGACCGCGCGGGGCACACCCTCTTCACCCAGTCGCAGGTGCTGCCCCGTATCACCGACGACCTGGTGGAAGGCTGCTCCACGGCGCTCGGCAGGACCACGTATCCGGTGTCCGGGGTCGCGGTCCTCGACGGCTCGCGCGGCGACTGCGCCCTCGGCCGCGACGAGGACGCCGTGCAGTCGGGGATCTTCGGCCCCTCCCGGATGCCGACGCATCGGAACACCCCGTACGTGGAGAACTCGAACGACTCCGCCTGGCTGGCCAACGCCGATCAGCCGATCACCGGCTACGAGCGGATCTTCGGCCCTGTCGGCACCCAGGCCGGGCTGCGTACCCGGGGGGCGATCGAGGACGTGGCGGCGATGGCCGAGAGGGGCGATCTGACCGTACGGGACCTGCAGAGGCAACAGCTCGCGAACCGCGTGCCGGCGGGTGATCTCGCGGCCGCCGACGTGGCACAGGCGTGCGCCGCGCTGCCCGGCGGCACCGCGACCGGCAGCGACAACAAGACCGTCGACGTCTCCGAGGCCTGCGGAGTGATCGAGGCCTGGGACCGCACCATGGACACCGGCAGCCGGGGCGCGCTCCTGTTCGACCGGTTCTGGCGGAAGCTGCCGTCCTCGCCCCAGCTGTGGAAGGTGCCGTTCTCGGCGGCCGACCCGGTCCGTACGCCCCACACGTTCAACCCGGACGTGCCCGGCTTCGCCAGGGCCCTCGCCGACACGGTGACGGAACTGCGGGCCGCGGGCATCCCGCTGGACGCGAAGCTCGGCGACCACCAGTTCGTGGTCCGCGGCGGCGAGCGCATTCCGATACCGGGCGGCTCGGGGAGACTCGGTGTGTGGAACGTGATCGAGCCGACGTGGAACCCGACCAGCGGCGGCTACGGCGAGGTGCCGTTCGGCTCCAGCCACATCCAGGCGGTCGGCTGGGACGGCAGCCGCTGCCCGGTGGCCCGCACGCTGCTGACGTACTCGCAGTCCTCCAACCCGAACTCGCCGCACCATCTCGACCAGACGCGGCTGTTCTCGGCGGAGAAGTGGGTGACGTCCCGGTTCTGCGAGAAGGACATCCTGTCCTCGCCGAAACTGAAGGTGGTCCGCGTCAGCGAGTGA
- a CDS encoding acyl-CoA synthetase, whose amino-acid sequence MTAGRSVTVDGTLRRSARRTPARVAIHYGERSWTYAELDDAVSRAARALRDTGLVPGDRVAAYGHNSDAYLIAFLAAARAGLVHVPVNQNLTGDDLSYLLDQSGSTLVLTDPDLAGNLPEGTRTLPLRDAGDSLLARLADTEPYDGEEPRAEDLAQLLYTSGTTALPKGAMMTHRALVHEYLSAITALDLQAGDLPVHSLPLYHSAQMHVFLVPYLAVGATNTILDAPDGDRILDLVEQGRADSLFAPPTVWIALANRPDFETRDLSGLRKAYYGASIMPVPVLERLKERLPKLAFHNCFGQSEIGPLSMVLGPYEHKGRMDSCGRPVMFVEARVVDEEGTDVPDGTPGEIVYQSPQLCEGYWEKPEETAEAFRDGWFHSGDLAVRDAEGFFTVVDRVKDVINSGGVLIASRQVEDALYTHGQVAEVAVIGLPDDHWIEAVTAVVVRRGEATEDELIAHAREKLPHFKAPKKILFVDELPRNASGKILKRELRDRFAQI is encoded by the coding sequence ATGACGGCTGGTCGCAGCGTGACGGTCGACGGAACGTTGCGGCGCAGCGCGCGGCGCACCCCCGCCCGCGTCGCCATCCACTACGGCGAACGGTCCTGGACCTACGCCGAACTGGACGACGCCGTCTCCCGCGCCGCCCGCGCCCTGCGCGACACCGGACTCGTGCCGGGCGACCGGGTCGCCGCCTACGGCCACAACTCGGACGCCTACCTCATCGCCTTCCTGGCCGCCGCCCGCGCCGGCCTGGTCCACGTACCGGTCAACCAGAACCTCACCGGCGACGACCTGTCGTACCTCCTCGACCAGTCCGGCAGCACCCTCGTCCTGACCGACCCCGACCTCGCCGGGAACCTCCCCGAGGGCACCCGCACCCTGCCGTTGCGGGACGCCGGCGACTCACTCCTCGCCCGACTCGCCGACACGGAGCCGTACGACGGCGAGGAACCCCGCGCCGAGGACCTCGCCCAGCTCCTCTACACCTCCGGCACCACCGCCCTGCCCAAGGGCGCGATGATGACGCACCGCGCCCTGGTGCACGAATACCTCAGCGCGATCACCGCCCTCGACCTCCAGGCCGGCGACCTGCCCGTGCACTCCCTGCCGCTCTACCACTCCGCGCAGATGCACGTGTTCCTGGTGCCGTACCTCGCGGTCGGCGCCACGAACACGATCCTCGACGCACCCGACGGCGACCGGATCCTCGACCTCGTCGAGCAGGGCCGAGCCGACAGCCTCTTCGCCCCGCCCACGGTGTGGATCGCCCTCGCCAACCGCCCCGACTTCGAGACCCGCGACCTCAGCGGCCTCCGCAAGGCCTACTACGGGGCGTCGATCATGCCGGTGCCCGTCCTCGAACGGCTCAAGGAGCGCCTGCCCAAGCTCGCCTTCCACAACTGCTTCGGACAGAGCGAGATCGGCCCCCTGTCCATGGTCCTCGGCCCGTACGAGCACAAGGGCCGCATGGACTCCTGCGGACGCCCCGTCATGTTCGTCGAGGCCAGGGTCGTCGACGAGGAGGGCACGGACGTGCCCGACGGCACTCCCGGCGAGATCGTCTACCAGTCCCCGCAACTCTGCGAGGGCTACTGGGAGAAGCCGGAGGAGACCGCCGAGGCCTTCCGCGACGGCTGGTTCCACTCCGGGGACCTCGCCGTGCGCGACGCCGAGGGGTTCTTCACCGTCGTCGACCGGGTGAAGGACGTCATCAACTCCGGCGGCGTACTGATCGCCTCCCGCCAGGTCGAGGACGCGCTCTACACCCATGGCCAGGTCGCCGAGGTCGCGGTGATCGGCCTGCCCGACGACCACTGGATCGAGGCCGTCACAGCGGTCGTCGTACGCCGGGGCGAGGCCACGGAGGACGAACTCATCGCCCACGCGCGCGAGAAGCTCCCCCACTTCAAGGCGCCGAAGAAGATCCTGTTCGTGGACGAGCTGCCGCGCAACGCGAGCGGCAAGATCCTCAAGCGGGAGCTGCGGGACCGATTCGCGCAGATCTGA
- a CDS encoding alpha/beta fold hydrolase, with protein sequence MPTFTAPDGTELAHHLRGEGAPLIVLPGGAMRASAYLGDVGGLTAHRRLVLLDLRGTGDSAVPADPATYRCDRQVDDVEALRAHLGLERLDLLAHSAGGNLAMLYAARHPERVSRLALIAATPWAVGLPVTAEDRLAAASLRKDEPWFAEAYPAFEAAWTGHGPFDDDMMPFFYGRWDDAARAHMAAEEQQTNDEAAAVYGSAGAYDPPATRAALAELSAPVLVYAAELDGGPTPALARRTAALFPDAQFTVQPGGGHFPWLDDPEWFVRRVTAFLDGR encoded by the coding sequence ATGCCGACCTTCACCGCACCCGACGGAACCGAACTCGCCCACCACCTGCGCGGCGAGGGCGCCCCACTGATCGTCCTCCCCGGCGGAGCCATGCGCGCCTCCGCCTACCTGGGCGACGTGGGCGGGCTCACCGCCCACCGCCGCCTGGTCCTGCTGGACCTGCGCGGCACGGGTGACTCCGCGGTGCCGGCCGACCCGGCGACGTACCGCTGCGACCGCCAGGTCGACGACGTGGAGGCGCTCCGCGCCCACCTGGGCCTGGAGCGCCTGGACCTGCTCGCCCACTCGGCCGGCGGCAACCTCGCCATGCTCTACGCGGCCCGCCACCCTGAGCGGGTGTCCCGCCTGGCGCTGATCGCCGCCACCCCCTGGGCGGTGGGCCTGCCGGTGACCGCGGAGGACCGCCTCGCCGCCGCGAGCCTTCGGAAGGACGAACCGTGGTTCGCCGAGGCGTACCCGGCCTTCGAGGCGGCGTGGACCGGCCACGGCCCCTTCGACGACGACATGATGCCCTTCTTCTACGGCCGCTGGGACGACGCCGCCCGCGCTCACATGGCCGCCGAGGAGCAACAGACCAACGACGAGGCGGCCGCCGTCTACGGCTCCGCGGGCGCCTACGACCCGCCCGCCACCCGGGCCGCACTCGCCGAACTGTCCGCCCCGGTCCTGGTCTATGCGGCCGAACTCGACGGCGGCCCGACCCCCGCCCTCGCCCGCCGCACGGCCGCCCTCTTCCCCGACGCGCAGTTCACGGTCCAGCCGGGCGGCGGCCACTTCCCGTGGCTCGACGACCCCGAGTGGTTCGTACGGCGTGTCACGGCCTTCCTCGACGGGCGCTGA
- a CDS encoding acyl-CoA synthetase encodes MEYNLADLFESVVDVVPDRAALAYLDIPGTGAERRLTYAELDAAANRVGHHLLDSGIKPGEHVGLHLYNGIEYLQTALGCLKARIVPVNVNYRYVEEELVYLYRDADLTGLVFDTEFTGRVAAALPRTEMLRHLVRVGAPSPDAPALEVVDFTEAEASASAERGFPARSGDDQFIIYTGGTTGMPKGVMWRQEDLFFSGLGGGAPTGEPVKVPEELAERVAAGGDGITFFPTAPLMHGTSTLTAFIGFNFGQRVVIHRKFVPEEALRTIEKEKVTSVSLVGDAMLRPLIDALNGPMKGTDCSSLFSVSSSGAIMSETVRRQFQALVPNAMLLNNFGSSESGFNGTATADSGAGDGFRIRVHSRTQVVDPATYEPVPAGVPGRVAQRGHVPLGYYNDPRKTAETFFERDGERWVLLGDMATVDEEGVVTVLGRGSQCINTGGEKVYPEEVEQALKAHPDVYDALVAGVPDARWGNHVAAVVQLRAGAAQPSLEDIQTHCRTRLAGYKIPRQLVLTDTIQRSPSGKADYRWARSVAAAANA; translated from the coding sequence GTGGAGTACAACCTTGCCGACCTGTTCGAGTCGGTCGTCGACGTGGTCCCCGACCGGGCGGCGCTCGCGTACCTCGACATCCCCGGTACGGGCGCGGAGCGCCGGCTGACGTACGCGGAACTGGACGCGGCGGCCAACCGCGTCGGGCACCATCTGCTCGACAGCGGGATCAAGCCCGGCGAGCACGTGGGGCTGCATCTCTACAACGGCATCGAGTATCTGCAGACCGCGCTCGGCTGCCTCAAGGCGCGGATCGTGCCGGTCAACGTCAACTATCGGTATGTGGAAGAGGAGTTGGTCTACCTCTACCGGGACGCGGATCTGACGGGCCTGGTCTTCGACACGGAGTTCACGGGGCGGGTGGCGGCCGCGCTGCCGCGGACGGAGATGCTGCGGCATCTGGTGCGGGTGGGGGCCCCCTCGCCGGACGCGCCCGCGCTCGAGGTCGTCGACTTCACCGAGGCGGAGGCATCCGCGTCGGCCGAACGGGGCTTCCCGGCCCGCTCGGGCGACGACCAGTTCATCATCTACACGGGCGGTACGACGGGCATGCCCAAGGGCGTGATGTGGCGTCAGGAGGACCTGTTCTTCTCGGGGTTGGGCGGCGGCGCGCCGACCGGGGAGCCGGTGAAGGTGCCGGAGGAGCTGGCCGAGCGGGTCGCGGCCGGTGGTGACGGGATCACGTTCTTCCCCACCGCCCCGCTGATGCACGGTACGTCCACGCTCACGGCGTTCATCGGGTTCAACTTCGGCCAACGGGTCGTGATCCACCGCAAGTTCGTGCCCGAGGAGGCCCTGCGGACGATCGAGAAGGAGAAGGTCACCAGTGTCTCGCTGGTCGGCGACGCGATGCTGCGGCCGCTCATCGACGCGCTGAACGGCCCGATGAAGGGGACGGACTGTTCGTCCCTGTTCAGTGTGTCGTCCTCCGGCGCGATCATGTCGGAGACGGTCCGGCGGCAGTTCCAGGCGCTGGTGCCGAACGCGATGCTGCTGAACAACTTCGGCTCGTCCGAGTCCGGCTTCAACGGCACGGCGACGGCGGACTCGGGCGCGGGCGACGGTTTCCGCATCCGCGTCCACTCCCGTACGCAGGTCGTGGATCCGGCGACGTACGAGCCCGTCCCGGCCGGTGTGCCGGGCCGGGTCGCCCAGCGCGGCCATGTCCCCCTCGGCTACTACAACGACCCGAGGAAGACCGCCGAGACCTTCTTCGAGCGGGACGGCGAACGCTGGGTGCTCCTCGGCGACATGGCGACCGTCGACGAGGAGGGCGTCGTCACGGTCCTCGGCCGGGGTTCGCAGTGCATCAACACCGGCGGCGAGAAGGTGTACCCGGAGGAGGTCGAGCAGGCCCTCAAGGCCCACCCCGACGTGTACGACGCGCTGGTCGCCGGGGTGCCGGACGCCCGCTGGGGCAACCACGTCGCGGCCGTGGTGCAGCTGCGGGCGGGCGCGGCCCAGCCGTCCCTGGAGGACATCCAGACCCACTGCCGTACCCGCCTCGCCGGCTACAAGATCCCCCGCCAGCTGGTCCTCACCGACACCATCCAGCGCTCCCCCAGCGGCAAGGCGGACTACCGGTGGGCACGGTCGGTGGCGGCGGCCGCGAACGCGTGA
- a CDS encoding crotonase/enoyl-CoA hydratase family protein, with the protein MGGTEHLTLRREGATLVLTLNRPEAKNALSLPMLVGLHDGWVEADEDDTVRSIVLTGAGGAFCAGMDLKALAGKGMEGQQYRDRLKADPDLHWKAMLRHHRPRKPVIAAVEGYCVAGGTEILQGTDIRVAGESATFGLFEVKRGLFPIGGSTVRLQRQIPRTHALEMLLTGRPYSAREAAGVGLIGHVVPDGTALAKALEIAEQINACGPLAVEAVKASVYETAEMTEADGLAAELKRGWPIFDTDDAKEGARAFTEKRPPVYKRA; encoded by the coding sequence ATGGGTGGTACGGAACACCTGACCCTGCGGCGCGAAGGCGCCACACTGGTGCTCACGCTCAACAGGCCCGAGGCCAAGAACGCGCTCTCGCTGCCGATGCTCGTCGGCCTCCACGACGGCTGGGTCGAGGCCGACGAGGACGACACGGTCCGCTCGATCGTCCTCACGGGAGCCGGTGGTGCCTTCTGCGCCGGGATGGACCTCAAGGCCCTCGCGGGCAAGGGGATGGAGGGCCAGCAGTACCGGGACCGGCTCAAGGCCGACCCCGATCTGCACTGGAAGGCGATGCTCCGCCACCACCGGCCGCGCAAGCCGGTGATCGCCGCGGTCGAGGGGTACTGCGTCGCGGGCGGCACCGAGATCCTCCAGGGCACCGACATCCGGGTCGCTGGCGAGTCGGCGACGTTCGGCCTCTTCGAGGTCAAACGCGGGCTCTTCCCGATCGGCGGTTCCACGGTCCGCCTCCAGCGGCAGATCCCGCGCACGCACGCTCTGGAGATGCTGCTCACCGGGCGGCCGTACAGCGCGCGCGAGGCCGCCGGTGTGGGGCTGATCGGGCATGTCGTGCCCGACGGCACGGCCCTGGCCAAGGCCCTGGAGATCGCCGAGCAGATCAACGCGTGTGGACCGCTGGCCGTGGAGGCCGTGAAGGCGTCGGTGTACGAGACGGCCGAGATGACGGAAGCGGACGGGCTGGCCGCCGAACTGAAGCGGGGGTGGCCCATCTTTGACACGGATGATGCGAAGGAGGGGGCTCGGGCGTTTACCGAGAAGCGGCCGCCTGTCTACAAGCGGGCGTAG